AGAGCTGCGAGAGGCCGAAAAAGAAAGCGGCGAGCAGCGCCTCAAGCGCCGGGAAGCGGCGGAATCATACTACAAGCGAGCGCTTGAGGCCGACGACGGAAATTTCAATGTCGAATACATGAACAAATACGGCATCGGCTACATGAAGGCCGGCTTTTATGAAGAGGCCTTTACAAAGCTTTTCGGCAAGGTCGAGCCGCCCTATGACTGGAGCGGCGATATGCGCGCTCCGCTCATCCGCACGGCAGACGGTTCGCGATGGTTCAGCGAAACCGAACAGCGAAACGGCTCGCGTACGCGACTTCTATCCGCCGACAATCGCATTCGAGAACTCATCGAGCCCGGAGCCTATACCGTATCGCGACTGCGCGACGGACAGATGGATCGCGAGAACCTCATTGCGCTGGCGAGGTTCCATTCGGGTATCACTTACTCCTTCGTGAATTCCGATGAAGGAAAGAAATACAAGAACGACTCTCTTGCCGTCGACTACTACCGATTGATCCTCACGTTGCTCGGCAGGCCCGCCGATGCCGAGGCGATGGCCGGTATCGGACGCATCTATTATAACCGCGGCGAATACGGAACGGCAGCACGCGAGTATCAGAAGATCCTTGACCAGAACCCGGCAGAGGTCGCGGGCCATGCGGGATTGCTTGAAACATATATCGAGATCTGGCGCCAGAACGGCGATCCGCGCTTCGTCATCGAGAAGCACCGGCAGATCCAGCGACTCGGCCTTGAATCCGACATGCCCATCTTTGTTCTGAGCAAGCTCGCCGGCTTTTATGTCGATCTCGACAGCGACGATCTGCGCATTCGCTACCAGATCGACCCCGTCGATACTATGAGCGGACTCGATCTTGACGATAATGCGGTCAATTTGCTCGGAATCGTATTCGACGCCTCAGAAGCGCGCGATGGGCAGACGATTGAGGGAACCAGCTACGCGGCTGGCTATTACCAGCGCGGACGATACCTGAACGTTCGCAAAGAACACAAGCGTGCGGTGAAACAGTTTCAGAACGCCTATCAATATGACGCTCGCTTTTACCCGGCGCTGAACGAGATCGGCGACTACTATGCCGATATCCTCGATTTCGATCGCGCAAAAGAGTATTATTTAAAGGCGATTGAGTCCTACGAACAGAACTATCGTTCTTATGGCATGCACCCCGAAGATGAGATCTTCGTTCAATACGATCGAGGAATCATCTATTATAATCTGGCATCGCTTGTCTTTATGCGCTATGCAGGCATCGAACACCGCGACCTTCCTGTAACGAATCGCATCTATCCAGAATCCGGACTGCATGACGAACCCGACGACGATCGACGCTCTCGACTCTACGAGGCCGGAAGCTATCTTGAGAAAGGCCTGGAGATCGGTCTTAAAAACGCCGAGGCGAGACGCGAATCCCTGTTCTGGCTGGGCTGGATTCCCTATATTCAGGGAGATTTTAAAGAAGCGATGCGGCGATGGAGCGAACTCGATCGCGAATACGAGGAGAGTCCGGCCAACGCAAACCTGAACTTCGGGAAGGCGAACGCCGCCTTCCATACCGATCAGTATCGCACCGCTCTCGGATACTATCTGAAGCTGCGTGATGAACTGGAGCCGTCGTTAAAAGATGGCTCTCCTCAGGATGAGCGGCAGAAGATGTCTTATTATCTTCTCTATTCGGTGTATAACAACCTCGGTGCCGTCTATGAAGCGGAGTTTCTTGAAAAGCGCGATCGCGGCGCTCCGCGGCGGGAGCTCGATAAGCTCGAAACGAAAGGGCTGACCCATTACATGAAGGCGATCGAGATCGCACGCGAAGCCGGCTTTGTTCCAGAAAAGGCCATGGCCAACAAAGAGCTTGCCTTTCGCGATATGACCGACCGTAAGCCGCTGATCGAAGACTGGCTGAACCCCGTCGTATCAGAGAAGTGATGCGCCGTCTGTTATAAGCGGCCGGAGTTTACCGGCCGGAGTGTTCAGGCCGTTTTTCGGTTAATCCAGCGTTTGAACGAACGCCAGAGCACCGTCGAAAAAAAGGCAGTCGCATACCATACCTTATCAAGGCGGTACGGCCTTGCAAGGATTCGCCAGAACCAGACAAGCCCCTTGAGCTGAAGAGAATCCGGCGCTTTCTTCTTTTTGCCTGAAAGAACGTCGATCGCCCCATCAAGGCCGATCACGACGGCCTTTGTCAGGAACTCCTGATTCTCACGCATCCACAGCTCCTGCCGTGGAAAGCCCATTCCGATCAGAATAATGTCGGGTGATGATTTACGCATCGATTCTTTGATCAGCTGCTCCCGGTCCGCGTTGAAATGACCGCTCTGACGACCGATGATGCGCAGGCCGGGAAGGCTTCGCGTCAGGTTCTGATAGACTCGCTCGATATGTTCGGGAGCCGAGCCAAGCATATAGATCGTATAATCCTTTTTATGGGCCAGCCTGAAAAGATCCATCAGGAAGGCGATCATCGGCACCCTGCCCTTGAACGGGATGTGCAGACGACGACAGGCCCACTCCAGCCCGCCACTCTCGCCGAGCATCAGATGCGAATCGGCAAGCTTCGCCAGCTTGCGACCCGGGCGCATGCGCATGAGCTTGAGAGGATCAAGGAACTGAACGAAATAGGGGCCGTCTTTCTTTTCGAGAAAATCAAAGACCCTGGCGACGGCCTCATCACGCGTCACGTTGTCAACGGGTACATCAAGCAGCTGCACCCGATTCAATCGGAGCAGATCGATGCTCTTGTACTCAAGCAGATAGTCCCGGTCTTCCCAGGCGGACGAGTATTCCCGCGACATAAAAGTTCCTGCATACCGAATCCGACTTTATGCCTGCTTCGTCAAGTCCGATCAGGGCTTCCAGTTCGGAATCGAGCGGAAACGGCGGATGTCGAGCGGATCAGAGAGGGCCCGAATCGAGGCCACAAAGATCGTGCGTTCTTCTTTCTTTTTCGTATTCGACAGGGTCTGCACGAGAACGGGCAGGTTATCGGGATCAATTCCGCCGATAAAGACCGCATCGGGAAGCTCTCCCTTCTTTCTCGCCTCATCGCGACGTCGCTCCAGTTCTTCGAAGGCCTCTTTCTGCAACTGCGGATGCAGGCCACTTTTCTTGGAGGTTGTCTTAAAGCAGGGACCAAAAGCGATATACGAAAGCGGAAGGACCCCGCTTCGATGCAGGGTCAGAGCCTCGGACCACTGATCGGGCGTATGCGTGGAAATGCCGCAGAGCGGAGTGGATTCAGCCTGGAGCGATTGGACGCCATTCAGCCGTCGCAATAGCGCCTGGCGACGCTCTTCGGGAAGCCCATGCCAGTCTTCCCAGCCAAGATGGATGCCATCGGCCACACCGTCGCAGAAAAGCTGATCATAATCATTCAGGATCCAGCGCAGCCGGCGACGACGGGCGTTCCTTTCGACCTCTTCAAGCCTGGCCTTCGTGGGCTTTTGCTTATTGCGATACTGAAAGATCGTAATGCCTTCGTCGGCCCAGAGATCGATCAGATCCATCGGCTGAAGACCGGCCATCTGCAAAAAATCCTCATCAAGGATGGGGTAAGCCCGAATACGCAACGATTCGCTGCTCGTTTCTTTTTTTGACATCAACCGCCGCCTACAAATCGGATGAGCTCGATCCGATCTTCACCGTTCAATTTTACATCGGTCCATTTCTGTCGGGGGATAACCTGTCCGTTGATCTCGATAGCGACCCCGGCAGGCTTGATCCCGTAAAGCTCCAGAAGCGAGCCAATATCGGGGGATTTCAGATCGGCAAGCGACCGTTCCTCTCCATTGACCTTCATCATCTCAATTGTTATCACAACGCAACTGTCGACAAACGTTTTTTTACGTTTCCCGACTGTCCGGTCCGGATCAGGAATGGTTGACCGGAATGCCCGCACCGTACAATTCGTGCACATGAAAAATAAAAATCTTCTGGCAATCTACCTGCTGGCCGGCCTTCTTATCTTCAGTTATCTGCCACCACTGCTTTCGCAGAGCCCCGCCCCCGAGGCCGAAAAAACCGAGCAGGCAGCTCCCGCCGAAGAGATCGTCACCGCCGAAGAAGAATCCATCTTTCAATGGATCATCAAAGGCGGCAGCACGATGGCCTATCTCGGCATCATCGTCGTCATCATCATCGGATTCGCCCTGGAACGTTATTTTTACTTCAAGCGCAGCCGGGTGCAGACAAAAGGCTATTACGAAAAATTCCGCGCCGCTCTCGACCGGGGCATCCCCGATCTCGAGGCCTTCCTGAAAGAGGATGGTACGATCCTTTCGCGCATCTTAAGCGAAGGCATGCGCAGTCGCTCGCGCGGAGTCGCCTCTGTTGAAAAAAGCATCGAGAATACGGCGACGGTAGAGATCGGTAAACTGGAACGGGGCCTTAACCTTCTGTCGAATCTTGGTAACCTCGCCCCTCTGCTCGGATTCTTCGGAACCGTTGTCGGTATGCGACACAGCTTCTTGCAATTCGTCGTCAAAGCGGCTCCGACGGCGAAGGATCTGGCCGGCGGCGTGGAAGAGGCCCTGATCACGACACAGGCAGGCCTGCTTATCGCCATCCCCACATACCTCGTTTACAACCTTTTCCTGTATTCGATCGATACGGTTACGATCGAACTGGAACGCTGTGCGAACGAGCTCTCTGACAGGCTCTCCTGAGGCATACATGGCCATTCGCGTAAAACGCAGAACGAGGCAGCCAGAGGAGATTCCGCTCGCAAGTACGTCGGATATCGCCTTTCTGCTGATCATCTTCTTTCTCGCCGCAAGCGCTCTGCTCGAGCTGCGCGGCGTGAAGGTACCGCTTCCTAAGAAGGACGCGCCTCCGATGCAGATTCAGAAAAAGGATCTTTTCAAGATCAAGATCGACGCCGAAGGGACCTATATCCATGAAGGTAAGGCCGCTCCGTTAAGCGAGCTGATGACGATCGTTGCCGAAGCCCTGCGTTCCAACCGAGATCTTGTAGTGGTTCTGCAGCCTTCTCCTGATGCGCCGGTCGAGACCGTGCCGCGCATCCTTGACGAATTGCAGAAGCGTAACGTGCAGCGTATCTCGCTCTCGATGGATAAAGCCGGAGGGCGTCGATGAAACTCCGTAAAAAACGAAAAAGTGACGCCATCCCCGTCGCCGCCATGGGCGATATCGCCTTCCTGCTGCTCATCTTCTACATGTCGACGACGATGCTGACCGATCAGAAACCGCTCGATCTTCCTCTGCCGGCCGTCGAAGGCCAGGCGCAAACGTCGCCGTTTCCGCTGATCATCTATATGAACCGCGAACTTGCATCCAGCGAACAGGTCTATTTCTATAACGAACGACATCCCATCAATGGACTGGGGGCGCTCGTTCAGGCCCGAGCGGCCGAAAGCCCGGCCGCCGTGCGCGTCTATGTGAACATGGAAAAGGATCTTCCCTATCGCTACATGAACACGCTCATCCAGGAATTAAAAGAGGCCGGCATCCGCAGCATGATCATCACAACGCGCGGCGCCGACGAAAAGATTCCCGGTCTCAAGGAGCCGTCTCCATGATGGCGCTTCTGCGAAACGATCTGCTCTACTGGATCGCCCGCCGCACCGAGCGCTGGTATGCACGCGAATGGCTTGCTGCCGGGGCCGTCGTCCTCGCCCTGCTCGTCGTCTTCGCGCAGCTGATCTTCATGCTTCTGCCCGGTAAAGATGATGGAACGGGCGAAGCGCCCGAGATCGTCGCCGAAATGAGCTTCGTTGAATTTCAGGAGCCGACCGAAACCGTTCAGTCCGAAACGCGCGATCTTTCAGACGAGATCATCGAAACCGATAAGCCCGCCGACGAAAAACCCGTGAACTGGGCCAATGCCGTTGATCCTACGATGGACTTCGATCAGCGCTTTACGGCGCGGCTTCAGGTAGAGAGCAGCGCCGACGATTACCCGGCCAGCGCACGGCGCTCCAATCTCGGCACCGTAACGGCTGCCGTAACGCTGTATATCTCGGCCGATGGCCGGATCCGCGATGTTCGCATTCGCAACCTGCGCACATCAAGCGGTAACATCGACGCCTTTCGCGGTGACTTCGTTCAGGCCGTGCGTAAGATCTTCTTAACAAAAAGCCGGCTCATCAGCTCCCCCTATAAATCAGGCGGAGAGGCAAAAGACTTCACCTGGGATACGACCATCACGTTCACGCTGCAATAGCTCTCCGTGATCGCAGCATCAAAGCACCTTCGCATGAATTACAGGGCGTCTCTGCGCCTGACCGGGCAGAGATGTGTTCGACCGATTGTTTTTCTGCTTGCCAGATTGACACAAATGTCAATTATTTGAGATCTCACACAGGCACGAAACTGGCCACAATCGGGCCACATTCAGACCAAAAGGAATCAAACATGACGGCAAAACAGAAACAAACTCGAACCAGCGTTCCGGAAGTACCCGCCCCCTGGAATCTGAAAGGGCGCGGCATCATGCTGCTCTATAAATTCTCAAAGGACTTTGCACTGAAACACGGCTTCTTGAGCGAAGAAGAGAAGGCCCACTATGCCGGCGGGCTCGGCGCAACGATGATCGTCGATTACGAAAGCTCAGACTGCGGCCCCTACGGCGAGCTATTGTTCATTCCCGGGCGCCTGCGCTCCGAAAAAGGAACGGCGAACATCATCTCGAAGATCTATGTATCGTCCGAGAGCAGCGTGGTCAACGGACGCGCCAACTGGGGCATTCCCAAAGAGCTTGCTGACTTCAACTTCGAACGCAATAACAGAAGCGAATCCGTCATCGTAAAGCGCGATGGCAAAAGCTTCTTCGAAGCGAGCTTCTCATCGGGCGGACTGCGCTTTCCCGTACACACAGCGCTCATCCCCTTCCCGCTCTCACAGAACTTAGACGGAAAGCGGTTTCACACGCGTTATTCGGGCCGCGGATGGGGACGCCTTGCCAGGATCGAATCTATGCACATCAATGCTGCGCTCTTTCCCGATCTTACACAGGCACGGCCGCTTGCCGTGATGACGATCGAAGACTTCCGCATCACCTTTCCGGTGGCGCGAATCGAGCCGATCACCGAAGGCGAGCGAATCGCCTGACTCAAGCAGATCAACTGAGGTGATCGATTGGCGCGAAAAGAGCCGATCGCCGACGCCGGATTGATCGCTTACATGTAGCATGAGCGTGCTTGCACATCCGGGGTGGCTGCGCCGGCGATTCCGGCGCTATCTTCTCTATCTGAGCGCAGGAGCAGCCTTCCAGATTCTCTGGGCTGCTCTGGTCTTTGCCTTTATACGCCATCATCCTCTGGCCGTTTCCCTGTGGCTGGAAGAAGGCGACAGCTGGACGTTCTCAAGCGTCGTTGTCGTCTACTCGATGGTCAGTCTGACGCAGGCTTTTTATATACTGTTGACCGTGCTGATGGCCTTCTTCCTGAACAGCAGGGTCTGGTTTTATACGGGCCTTGTCTTCTCCATCATGCCGGGCCTGCTGCCCTCGCTTGTTCAGATACCTCTCGCTCTTTTCCTCTGGCTTGAGATTCGCCGTCAGGAGTGGGATCACTTTTTTTCGCGATTTGACGACGTAAGACGCATGAAAGGATTGACGGAGCAACGTCGCAAACGACTCTGACAAAAGAGTCTCGGGGTAGTAGCTCAGTCGGTTAGAGTGCTGGTCTGTCACACCGGAGGTCGCGGGTTCAAGTCCCGTCTGCCCCGCCAACTCGTTCATCTGATCAAGGGACCATCGGTCCCTTTTTTATTTTCTTCTCTCGATTCCTTTCTCATACTTCATTCAGCGAATAGAAGGAAGCGAGCCCTGCTTTGAAAATCATGCAGGCCTGTGACCGGTGTACTGTTATATTAAAACATCATGCTGATTCCCGATAAAGCCATTCTCTATGCAGGCGATCCGATGTGTTCCTCGTGCTACGGCTTCTCCCCCGCCCTCGAACAGGCCATGCACGAATACGAAGTTCCCTTTATTCCCGTTATGGGAGGGCTTCGACCTGGAGCAAACTCCGAAGCGATGGACGATCGACTGAGTCGATTCCTTGAGCATCACTGGAAGCAGGTAGAAAGGCTTACGGGAAGACCGTTTGACTACAGCATCCTTTCGCGAAGAGACTTTCGTTACGACACTGAGCCTTCCTGCCGTGCCGTCGTCGCTGTTCGCGAGATGAGGACCGATCTTGCCTTTCCATTCTACTTCGCTTTGCAGAGCGCTTTCTACGCCAGGGCCGAAAACCCCACCGATGAGCAGACCTTTATCAGAATTGCACAGGAACTCGGCATCGACGCAGATGCCTTCGTACAGGCATATCACTCTGAAGAAAACGCCTATGAAACGAAGCAGGACTTTCAGCTCTGCCACGCTCTGCAGATCACCGGATTTCCAGCGCTCATGTATATAGAAAACCGCGTCGCCTGGCCCATTGCAAAAGGCTATAGAGATCTTGATGATCTTCGCGCGGCAATCGACCATACTCTCAAGGCTGCTGCAGAGAATGCCGCTGAGAAACGTGAAGCAAATACCGTAAAGAACACCGGTGTAGCAGGCGAAAGCTGCGCGACGGACGGCTCTGGTTGTTAACTACCTGCACGCCCGGTCACACTATCGACGCGAACCTGTGAGCTTGGGTTAACGCCTGAGGCAGCGAGATGGCGCAGGCATGCTTGAAGCTCAGAGCTTCGCATTCTTCTTTCAAAAAGGAAAACACAAAATAAAAAAAGGCCCGAAGGCCTTTTCGTTTGTATCAAAATTTCCAGTACCCCGTAGGGGAATCGAACCCCTGTTGCTGGAATGAAAATCCAGAGTCCTGACCTCTAGACGAACGGGGCATTAACTGCCTGAGTCGACCGGGGCTCGAACCCGGGACCCTCTCCTTAAAAGGGAGATGCTCTACCGACTGAGCTATCGACTCTTACCGAAAGCAAGGATTCTCTGGCCTTGCCTCCGGTCAAACCAAATTCACATTTTTCCTACTCGCTGCTGTGAAAAAAGTTCGCTGAGTTCTTCTCCCGAGAAGAGATGATCAAGGTTCATAAGAACGATGAAGCGTTCCTTCAACTTACCGATACCTGAGATATATCTCGTATGCACGGACTTCACTGCAGGCGGTCCCTGATCGATATCTTCGGGACGAAACTGCACCACGCTCGATACGCGATCGACGGCAAGACCTATACGACGCTTTTCCACTTCGATGATGATGGCACGATCGGGATTTCCCGTCCCACCTTCATCAAGCTCAAGCTTGCCTTTCAGGTCGATGATGGGAATAACCTTCCCGCGAATATCCATCATTCCGAGGAAATAGGGACGCGAATGAGGCACGGGAATGATACTCTCAATGCGCACAATCTCGTGCACCTTGAGAACCTCAAGACCGTACTCTTCATCCTTCATCATGAAGATGACGTATTTGTTGTCGGGCTGCGCCC
This region of Leptonema illini DSM 21528 genomic DNA includes:
- a CDS encoding tetratricopeptide repeat protein; its protein translation is GADLGDLGGSDLGDLGGADLGDLGGADLGDLGGADLGDLGGADLGDLGGADLGDLGGADLGDLGGADDSAGLVPDDSFPGLDAGLDNDSFDTGGFESAGFDTGDFGGDGLGLDTSDLADMSQTAMMSTGIGDEFTDEELAKLRTQLLDYSPGVRKAVIDAIVNEKISSADQRRLTHMLVEQANDDAVASFIEQHLGYRPDTALPDRTRDGVPILYTEDVTPEALQRRRRRAYVVAGTVAASILAAISIFGGMYLWRAHSISGIYEMGLEELREAEKESGEQRLKRREAAESYYKRALEADDGNFNVEYMNKYGIGYMKAGFYEEAFTKLFGKVEPPYDWSGDMRAPLIRTADGSRWFSETEQRNGSRTRLLSADNRIRELIEPGAYTVSRLRDGQMDRENLIALARFHSGITYSFVNSDEGKKYKNDSLAVDYYRLILTLLGRPADAEAMAGIGRIYYNRGEYGTAAREYQKILDQNPAEVAGHAGLLETYIEIWRQNGDPRFVIEKHRQIQRLGLESDMPIFVLSKLAGFYVDLDSDDLRIRYQIDPVDTMSGLDLDDNAVNLLGIVFDASEARDGQTIEGTSYAAGYYQRGRYLNVRKEHKRAVKQFQNAYQYDARFYPALNEIGDYYADILDFDRAKEYYLKAIESYEQNYRSYGMHPEDEIFVQYDRGIIYYNLASLVFMRYAGIEHRDLPVTNRIYPESGLHDEPDDDRRSRLYEAGSYLEKGLEIGLKNAEARRESLFWLGWIPYIQGDFKEAMRRWSELDREYEESPANANLNFGKANAAFHTDQYRTALGYYLKLRDELEPSLKDGSPQDERQKMSYYLLYSVYNNLGAVYEAEFLEKRDRGAPRRELDKLETKGLTHYMKAIEIAREAGFVPEKAMANKELAFRDMTDRKPLIEDWLNPVVSEK
- a CDS encoding WecB/TagA/CpsF family glycosyltransferase, yielding MSREYSSAWEDRDYLLEYKSIDLLRLNRVQLLDVPVDNVTRDEAVARVFDFLEKKDGPYFVQFLDPLKLMRMRPGRKLAKLADSHLMLGESGGLEWACRRLHIPFKGRVPMIAFLMDLFRLAHKKDYTIYMLGSAPEHIERVYQNLTRSLPGLRIIGRQSGHFNADREQLIKESMRKSSPDIILIGMGFPRQELWMRENQEFLTKAVVIGLDGAIDVLSGKKKKAPDSLQLKGLVWFWRILARPYRLDKVWYATAFFSTVLWRSFKRWINRKTA
- a CDS encoding thiamine phosphate synthase yields the protein MSKKETSSESLRIRAYPILDEDFLQMAGLQPMDLIDLWADEGITIFQYRNKQKPTKARLEEVERNARRRRLRWILNDYDQLFCDGVADGIHLGWEDWHGLPEERRQALLRRLNGVQSLQAESTPLCGISTHTPDQWSEALTLHRSGVLPLSYIAFGPCFKTTSKKSGLHPQLQKEAFEELERRRDEARKKGELPDAVFIGGIDPDNLPVLVQTLSNTKKKEERTIFVASIRALSDPLDIRRFRSIPNWKP
- the thiS gene encoding sulfur carrier protein ThiS gives rise to the protein MKVNGEERSLADLKSPDIGSLLELYGIKPAGVAIEINGQVIPRQKWTDVKLNGEDRIELIRFVGGG
- a CDS encoding MotA/TolQ/ExbB proton channel family protein, translated to MKNKNLLAIYLLAGLLIFSYLPPLLSQSPAPEAEKTEQAAPAEEIVTAEEESIFQWIIKGGSTMAYLGIIVVIIIGFALERYFYFKRSRVQTKGYYEKFRAALDRGIPDLEAFLKEDGTILSRILSEGMRSRSRGVASVEKSIENTATVEIGKLERGLNLLSNLGNLAPLLGFFGTVVGMRHSFLQFVVKAAPTAKDLAGGVEEALITTQAGLLIAIPTYLVYNLFLYSIDTVTIELERCANELSDRLS
- a CDS encoding ExbD/TolR family protein, whose translation is MAIRVKRRTRQPEEIPLASTSDIAFLLIIFFLAASALLELRGVKVPLPKKDAPPMQIQKKDLFKIKIDAEGTYIHEGKAAPLSELMTIVAEALRSNRDLVVVLQPSPDAPVETVPRILDELQKRNVQRISLSMDKAGGRR
- a CDS encoding ExbD/TolR family protein; translated protein: MKLRKKRKSDAIPVAAMGDIAFLLLIFYMSTTMLTDQKPLDLPLPAVEGQAQTSPFPLIIYMNRELASSEQVYFYNERHPINGLGALVQARAAESPAAVRVYVNMEKDLPYRYMNTLIQELKEAGIRSMIITTRGADEKIPGLKEPSP
- a CDS encoding acetoacetate decarboxylase family protein, with the protein product MTAKQKQTRTSVPEVPAPWNLKGRGIMLLYKFSKDFALKHGFLSEEEKAHYAGGLGATMIVDYESSDCGPYGELLFIPGRLRSEKGTANIISKIYVSSESSVVNGRANWGIPKELADFNFERNNRSESVIVKRDGKSFFEASFSSGGLRFPVHTALIPFPLSQNLDGKRFHTRYSGRGWGRLARIESMHINAALFPDLTQARPLAVMTIEDFRITFPVARIEPITEGERIA
- a CDS encoding DsbA family protein, which gives rise to MLIPDKAILYAGDPMCSSCYGFSPALEQAMHEYEVPFIPVMGGLRPGANSEAMDDRLSRFLEHHWKQVERLTGRPFDYSILSRRDFRYDTEPSCRAVVAVREMRTDLAFPFYFALQSAFYARAENPTDEQTFIRIAQELGIDADAFVQAYHSEENAYETKQDFQLCHALQITGFPALMYIENRVAWPIAKGYRDLDDLRAAIDHTLKAAAENAAEKREANTVKNTGVAGESCATDGSGC
- a CDS encoding chemotaxis protein CheW, translating into MAQPVSRGAQPDNKYVIFMMKDEEYGLEVLKVHEIVRIESIIPVPHSRPYFLGMMDIRGKVIPIIDLKGKLELDEGGTGNPDRAIIIEVEKRRIGLAVDRVSSVVQFRPEDIDQGPPAVKSVHTRYISGIGKLKERFIVLMNLDHLFSGEELSELFSQQRVGKM